ATTTGGTTAATATAAATAAATGGAGATCATTCAGTTGGCTGAAATTGTGAATTCGAATGTCGTGCTTTCCTGTGAGAACTTTATCAAACTTCCATTGTGCGCCAAATTAGAATCACCCATACTTCACACCAACGCATTTGTTAACTCGTCATCTTCACGCTCAACACTTGTACCAGATTACAAATATAATGCCGGTGTTACATGGTCACTTTCGATCACGATCAGGTGCAATTGGAATATAATTTTAACCCTCTGAACGCTGGGTTTGATTTACACCATCTTTATTCAGCCACCCGAACAACTAAATCAATTAACCCGAAATATTTACCATCGCTACATTTAAGCTTTGTAGTAGGAATGACACTTGTGAAACGCGATGCTTTACAAAGGAATGCATAAGTTGAAAGGTTGAAGAGCCTTCAACAACTAAATATACAGTGCCAGCGTTTAGTCGTCTACATTTTCCTACGCCAATAGAACTAATAGCGGCCGTCGCTTACATGAGCAGATACTCGAAAAGTCACTGCAATGGAGAGAGAACGCGGTGATTTGTGCTTATAAAAAGTATTTTCGGtagaaagaaataaatataggCTGCAGCCAAATTCTCATACTGTCCGGGATAGTGTGTCAGTAGGTTATTTGTATACCTATTATTCTAAGTGAATGTCAGCGCGCAGTGAAAAAAACACATGCATGGATCCAGACATATATCGTTCTGCTGTAAAATGCACCAATGGTAACAGCTGATGCACTCACAAGTTTGCCTAGCCTATGGCATTTCCACCTCCTTTCAATACTGGACGAATTGCCGAGGGTGGCACTTGTAATCCCTGGCGCATAACCTGTGGTGGTACCCGAATGTATGCCCGGATTTATGCCTTGATGGATGCCAGTGTTGATGCCCTGGTTGGTGCCTGGATTGCTAACCGAGTTGATGCCTAATGCTTTGAGGTTGGCATCCGCAACATTGCCTAGTACCACTGCTCCTGAGGATAAACAAACGAAACAGGTTAGAACGTAATTGCGTTAACCTATTTAAAAGCTCACAAGTTTTCACAGAGACGATGGAATCGAGGCTTGCATTGTCTCGGCGTACACTAGTAAACTCATCAGTTAAAAGATTGATTAGGATATTACTGTTATTTAGAACATGTTTTCGCATCCACACCTGTCTCTTAATGCTTAAGCTTAAGTTTATCCATGATAAATCACATGTCAAGGCATTTTATTGTAAATAAACATATAACTgcccaaatattattattattacgtctTAATCACATTATAAATCATCATCACAGTCTCTGACGGCATCATGAATTACCATTAACCTATATAAAAACTATTCTTTAGCAGATGTAGACTTATTAATGAAAGCAATACGCGCCCCTCTTTTCTGAAAAAAGCTGGGTGTATTTTTGGGACCAggtgtttaaagcatgttataaTATAACTACAAAACACATAATGTCGTTTATGCCAGAAAAAAATTCCATCAGTGACACTTCAGCTAAGATAACTCTAGAAATGCGCAATACATAAGATCGCCCATGACCTACGTGTCGTAAAATGATGGGCAATTGACTTCATTTACAAATAATACGCAACGTAATGGCGTGGATTGAGTTGGCCCTGTTATTCGCGCAGCAGACATGATGTTCTGAGTCATCTTGCTTTTATAAGACGATGACTCAGCGAACACAGAGAGGCGTTAAGGACAGCGTCTTGCCGTCAACTAGTCGAAAAGTTTGCCTCTACGAACCTTCAAATTTGCGGGTTTAAACTTACCCTGAACGTAGCCCTTGCTGTAATAAAACACCTCAGGCAGAACCCTATTACTAACAGTTTACTGAAAGCTCGCGAGCGATGGTTACTGTTCACTTACCTAATAGTAGTGGAAGGGACAGCAACCAATACCAGACCATCCTTATTCTCTTCATCCCTATAGTCGAGTCAATAAATGGATTTGTTCGCAGGTGATTCCTTTGGCTGGGTAGAGTTCCTAAGAAAACTAAAGCCCTGAACGTGGTCCTTGCGAGACTGCTATTGTCAGCATTAAGACGGTCTGGAAAGAAAGACGTTGACTGAGTGGAGTGGCCTTGAGCAGACTAATAATACAATGTCGCGCTCCGTCTGGGAATGCCCGTAGATATTTATGAGGGAACGAACGCGCTCGAATGCAGCCAAATAGTACAGCTTCTTGAAGAATCTCATCTTATTAGCTCTTGAGTCCGACCATACAGGGCAATATTTTAAGGTAAAGTCGAACTTACAAACAACTAGTACACGTTTAGAAGCAACGGCACAGCGAAAAAGCCACTtactcgtgtgtgtgtgtgtgtgtgtgtgtgtgtgtgtgtgtgtgtgtgtgtgtgtgtgtgtgtgtgtgtgtgtgtgtgtgtgtgtgtgtgtgtgtgtgagagagagagacataagTCACATTAAAGGAGGACTCCATTTTTAATCATGTCACACGCAGATGTCTTACAGGAACATGGACATTATAACAAAAACACTATATTGCGTCCTTAATTATGTGTTGTGTGGAAGCGTAGGACTTTCATGTGTGCATAAACAATCAAGCAGGCCCTCTGTGTCATATGGATTCATGGTCCATATGAGATATGGGACCATATAAGACGGTAAGAAATTCTGGACGTGAAGTTGATCACGCTTTTTTCACATCTGTAGCAGCTGTATGAAACAGTGACACCAGAACAACTAGTTTGCCGATAGCAATGCCAAGGTGTGTTTTGCGTACTCAAATATTCGTGCCATAGAAGGTTTGACTGATGATGTGTACTTCGTGGTTGACAAGAGGGACATCAGCTAAAGGATTCCCCTAGAAGTTTTATTTGATAGCGATCAATTCTGCTCAGGCAACATCGGCTAGCTGATTTTTTAGCTAACCAGTATGGTGGTACCACGTTCTAGTCACTGTCCAAATAAGTTGTGAACTACGGAGCCTCCTTTTCATTTTCGAACAACCCTATGCGAATCTTGAATGTAGCCAGAACAGTGGGTGAAAACTTTCTTGTCTTCATAATCTTTACAGTGGCCCTTTTGCCCAGAAGATGCTTCATGAGACAAACTATTATATTGCTAGCATAGAGAAGTCTTCGATGCCATTATCCTTACGAATAGTATTGCATGAGTCTAATGAGTCTTAGCTTTATGTTCCCTGACTATCTCCAGCTATTAGTTGAAGAATATTCCTCAAACGGTGGCCTTGTGGGCCTCATTAGAGAGAAACATAAGGACCCCACCACATAAACATGGTACAGACATGATCACAGTCATGAAAACTGACGAATCTCCTTGTTTAACAAACATTAGCACCTAACAAATGAAAGAGAGATGTTTCAGAGAAAAGACGTTTTTTCGTCATAAAAGTGGTAAGTACCCTGACTGTGTGAATCCTTCTTATCTGTACACTGACCTCACTGTAGCTTTTTACTAGTTTGGAGTATCGATCACTTCATTATCATCctcatcagcagcctgactacgcccactaaaAGGCAAGGGtatctcccatgatccgccaatcaatcgCGTCTTCTGCTTTCCGTTACCACGTTCTACCCGCGAAcgtttaatctcatcggcccatctcactttctgtctccctctagtGCGTTGACCTCATCtgggtcagttacccttaattaccagcggctatcctgtctacgtgctacgtgcccggcccctgttcgtttcttcttcttgattgcaaCTATAAcattcttaaccccggtttgttccctgacccactctgctctcttcttgtcttaaAAGGTTACATGACACCAATCACCttcctttctatcgctcgctgcatcgtcctcaatttaagttgaaccctttcTGTAAACCTGGAGATTTCTACTctataggtaagtactggcaagatgcagctcttatataccttccttttgagagtgagtggcagattaccattcatgatttgaaaatgcttgccggATGTTATCCACctcatctttattcttctagttacatcactctcatggttcggctccacgatTTCTTCCTGTCCTAAGCAGACATATTTCTTTACCTGTTTATATTTCTCTACCTGtgctaagtagacatattcttttattGGCTATTTTACTTTAAGAAAGCTGTTTCAGTCTGGTCTTCGATAAGTTAAGACAGTTTAAAACACCCCCCTGTACAGGGGGCACCCACATAAGGAGGGGAAAATTAGGAGGCAACAAAGTCCCGCCCTTTGTCAATGAAGGAGATTGGTACAGCCTTCAAATAAAGCTGAAAAGTGTCTTATTCTTGCTAGCTTTCGCCACTATGACGTGATAGTCTAAGACGTGGCGTATGGTTCCACTTCCAGGTATGAGATTGGTGCCCTGGTTATTCACTGCCTTTTACTATGAGAAAAATAAGGCTTTCAACAATTCTGTGCCGTCACTGGTCATCACAACACACAAGCCATGTCAAAAGCACCTATGTCACAACGCTGTTATTTCGCCGTTTTGCGAGACAAAGGGTACCGACAAAGAAGTTGCAGCAGCTGTGCTGCTGTTGACGTATTGTTTTCGAAGACAATGCACTGACTCGCAGATCCTGCAAGCTACCAGCTGGAAGAAAAATGTCTGCTTTTGGTCTTGCTTGCTGACAAAAACCCTGTCGTCTAAACCCAGATACAACGCTACAGATTCATTCCGATAGCTCCGCAAGTTTTTCACGCTACTATCGCTAAATATACGAAATAGAGCGGCGTTCCGTAGATATGGTTCACTAAACGCAGAGTAATAATGGAACGTTCACAAAAAACTCTTTAGCAGATAGTATTTAGTTTGAAATAAGATGGGGTGATTATTAGCATGCTCAAAACTGGTCTCAAAACTGAGCATGCTCAAAAGAACAGGACAAGCGTTTTCCCTTCCCCCCAAAATACCACACATTCTCCCGTCAATTATCGAATATTCAACTGTCCTAGCTCCCTACTGTTGGCTGTTTTGTACACCTTTAGGCATAGATATACCCATAAAGACATAGATATAGACCGATGATATGATATTAT
The sequence above is drawn from the Rhipicephalus microplus isolate Deutch F79 chromosome 3, USDA_Rmic, whole genome shotgun sequence genome and encodes:
- the LOC119173958 gene encoding uncharacterized protein LOC119173958, which produces MKRIRMVWYWLLSLPLLLGAVVLGNVADANLKALGINSVSNPGTNQGINTGIHQGINPGIHSGTTTGYAPGITSATLGNSSSIERRWKCHRLGKLSTSATPNPRCWFYCFDESLYRIYRLPEANGTPCWVDRNYPKGTCRYSRCRQPNMKKRWWFGKLFGRRPKDSMK